The following proteins are co-located in the Paenibacillus sp. FSL H8-0079 genome:
- a CDS encoding sugar-binding domain-containing protein yields the protein MNLSDIGAVRHTLNLNGTWQFRLELESDKLVEQKIVLPSLREDTVWEAIQISGSWEEQGYGDEPEYERLDTWTKVREYEGSAWYAQDIHVPSDDSDCQYVFRLEGVRWTTNLWINGQYAGQQDSLVNQQQWEVTSLVKQGEVNRIEIRVDNTMKLPLAGSHIHSLHTATAWGGITGGVYLDILPPCRVQTLRIQPDAENGAILVDCTVSAPANGLAKAMQLHVDIQHPDGTWLDRYSCHVELSGPAHVDINSVVPARNNAVIDQWRLELGPEMSIARWSDESPELYRAVVRLHDGEQELDQQKQSFGVRSFATNGKQLELNGTPVYLRGYVDCCIFPLTGYPVWDKEHYLQQFRVARSYGFNHVRLHGWSAPEPFWDAADEEGMLVQAELPHWSRFFEQPDHPAPAEVLSYLTQELDGLLQSLHRHPSFVMFSMGNELIGPNGHPELNALVSRARDMDPTRLYTDNTGFGQLPAQGREADYYIQSLNWHPPLESTISAVPDTTLDYHAVTRLAEQPVIGHEHAQFTMYVRPQERAKYTGVLRPSWLGPIEESLSNKGMMADLEHFQQASGIHLVRSLKEAMERIRRTPDAAGVQLLDIRDFPGQGHATTGILDVFWDDKGITTPEEFMRFNADMVLLLSCKERTFYAGEPIHVDVRISHYGKDPLEGTSILWKLISDDVILTEGEWKTGDIQCGSVMSLGSIVTTAPREAAAAFRIEAELRSGDSERHVANVWHGWSFPFYQSHPGSKRIWNTVAELQPFLGEAHDDCVDHIDGFRLLKNREIDLVIVQSLTPNVVDYVVNGGSVWLQPTSEALYDSVDTKYLPVFWNYLMFATQPGATMGMVLRDQVPLLGSFPHDGASDWHWYHLVNGTPAICLDTLHGVEPLIEVVDHFHRAKRLAYAFEAKVGKGRILVSTLPFTNLSLMKRPEVAYLFQEILSYLHGDHFQPATSISVAQLLGIAKLQTIQFTL from the coding sequence ATGAATTTGTCTGATATAGGTGCTGTACGTCATACATTGAACTTAAATGGAACATGGCAGTTTCGTTTGGAACTGGAGTCTGACAAACTCGTTGAACAAAAGATAGTTCTGCCTTCACTACGTGAGGACACAGTCTGGGAAGCCATTCAGATTTCCGGTTCATGGGAAGAGCAAGGATATGGAGATGAGCCTGAATACGAAAGACTAGATACCTGGACCAAGGTACGTGAGTATGAAGGCTCAGCCTGGTATGCTCAGGATATTCATGTTCCATCAGACGATTCTGACTGCCAGTATGTATTCAGATTGGAAGGGGTCCGCTGGACCACAAATCTTTGGATCAATGGGCAGTATGCCGGACAGCAAGATAGTCTGGTGAATCAACAGCAGTGGGAAGTTACCTCTCTGGTGAAGCAGGGAGAAGTTAATCGGATAGAGATCCGCGTGGATAATACGATGAAACTTCCGCTGGCTGGCAGCCATATTCATTCATTGCATACAGCCACAGCCTGGGGTGGAATCACGGGTGGTGTTTATCTGGACATTCTGCCCCCATGCCGAGTACAGACGTTACGCATTCAACCAGATGCTGAAAATGGAGCCATTCTGGTTGATTGTACTGTAAGCGCTCCCGCGAATGGATTGGCTAAAGCCATGCAATTGCATGTGGATATCCAGCATCCGGATGGCACATGGCTTGATCGTTACAGTTGTCATGTGGAGCTGAGTGGTCCTGCGCATGTTGATATAAATTCAGTAGTTCCAGCTAGGAACAACGCAGTAATAGACCAGTGGCGATTGGAACTAGGGCCAGAGATGTCTATCGCAAGATGGTCGGATGAATCCCCTGAATTATACAGAGCAGTTGTCCGTCTGCATGACGGTGAACAGGAACTAGACCAGCAGAAGCAATCATTTGGTGTTCGTTCCTTTGCAACAAATGGGAAGCAGCTTGAATTGAATGGAACGCCGGTGTATCTTCGCGGGTACGTTGATTGCTGTATCTTTCCACTGACGGGTTATCCCGTCTGGGATAAGGAGCATTATCTTCAACAGTTTCGAGTCGCCAGATCATACGGATTCAACCATGTCCGTCTGCATGGGTGGAGTGCACCAGAACCATTCTGGGACGCAGCTGATGAAGAGGGCATGCTGGTGCAAGCAGAACTTCCACATTGGTCTCGTTTCTTTGAGCAACCTGATCATCCTGCGCCAGCGGAAGTGTTGTCCTATCTGACACAAGAACTGGACGGGTTGCTCCAGTCACTGCACAGACATCCTTCATTCGTCATGTTCTCCATGGGGAATGAACTGATTGGTCCGAATGGCCATCCTGAACTCAATGCCTTGGTATCGAGGGCAAGGGATATGGACCCGACTCGGTTATATACGGACAATACAGGTTTTGGACAGCTTCCGGCGCAAGGGCGGGAAGCAGATTATTATATTCAGTCGTTGAACTGGCATCCCCCACTGGAGTCCACTATATCAGCTGTACCGGATACCACGCTGGATTATCATGCAGTCACCCGGCTTGCAGAGCAACCTGTTATTGGACACGAACATGCACAGTTCACCATGTATGTGCGGCCCCAAGAGCGAGCCAAGTATACTGGCGTTCTGCGCCCCAGTTGGTTAGGACCGATCGAAGAATCGTTGTCTAACAAAGGAATGATGGCGGACCTGGAGCATTTTCAACAGGCCAGCGGTATACATCTGGTGCGTTCCTTAAAAGAAGCCATGGAGCGGATTCGACGAACACCGGACGCTGCGGGCGTACAGCTGCTGGACATCCGCGATTTTCCGGGTCAGGGACATGCTACGACAGGCATTCTGGACGTATTCTGGGACGACAAAGGCATTACAACACCTGAAGAATTCATGCGTTTCAATGCGGATATGGTCCTGTTGTTAAGCTGTAAGGAGCGTACATTCTACGCCGGAGAACCTATTCATGTCGATGTACGCATCTCTCACTATGGGAAAGATCCGCTTGAGGGCACATCCATACTGTGGAAGTTGATTAGCGATGATGTGATACTTACCGAAGGAGAATGGAAAACCGGAGATATCCAATGTGGGTCCGTCATGTCATTGGGAAGCATCGTCACTACTGCACCTCGTGAAGCAGCAGCAGCTTTTCGGATCGAGGCAGAGTTACGGTCAGGCGATTCGGAGAGACATGTAGCCAATGTATGGCATGGCTGGTCTTTTCCTTTTTATCAATCCCATCCGGGTTCGAAGCGTATTTGGAATACCGTAGCAGAGTTGCAGCCATTCCTGGGTGAAGCGCATGATGATTGCGTAGATCACATCGATGGATTTCGTTTGTTGAAAAATCGGGAGATTGACTTGGTTATCGTTCAATCGTTAACACCCAATGTCGTTGATTATGTGGTCAACGGGGGGAGTGTGTGGTTACAGCCAACTTCAGAAGCGCTATATGATTCAGTGGATACCAAGTACCTGCCTGTATTCTGGAATTACCTCATGTTCGCTACACAGCCTGGTGCAACGATGGGTATGGTTTTGAGGGATCAGGTACCACTATTGGGCTCCTTCCCGCATGATGGGGCATCAGACTGGCATTGGTATCACCTGGTGAACGGTACACCAGCGATATGTTTGGATACATTGCACGGGGTAGAGCCGCTGATTGAAGTAGTGGACCATTTCCATCGGGCCAAACGACTTGCTTATGCCTTTGAAGCAAAAGTAGGAAAGGGCAGGATATTGGTATCCACACTTCCTTTTACTAACCTGTCTTTAATGAAGCGTCCAGAAGTCGCCTACTTATTTCAGGAGATCCTTTCATATCTGCATGGAGACCACTTTCAACCGGCAACCTCCATATCTGTTGCGCAACTGCTCGGGATCGCTAAACTGCAAACGATTCAATTTACATTGTAA